DNA sequence from the Epinephelus moara isolate mb chromosome 3, YSFRI_EMoa_1.0, whole genome shotgun sequence genome:
GTTGTAGCCTACAGGGCTCGACTTTAACTCCGGctgctggcttcatttttatgttattttccaGTAAATGTTGTGAAGGTGTTTCCTGACATTAAAAGACATAATCATGTGTTTTACCTCTCAGAGATTTCTGGCCCCATCATACTGGACACCTACAGAGTGGTCGCAGACTTTGCCAAGACGTCCAAACATGAGATCGATCTGCACACTGGAGACCTGGTGGAAATCGTTGAGAAAAATCAGAACGGTGAGACAAGTTTAAATCCAATACGTCTAAAGCCAAGGGTAGGAAATCCGAACAGAAGATGTATGAAGTCCACAGGACGGCAGGAGTGGAGCTAGAAAATCACAGGCAAAAAGACAGGCAGGGTTGTGTCAGGTTCAGGGGGCTTGAAAAACTAGAACtaccaccctgtggttgtatgactccgcccaccagtccaccctgtggttgtatgactccgcccaccagtccagtgtctctgacagtctccatccatgtcagtgaaaacatggatgcttcacacacagaagatctatacaatcagcacagtttcaagattagagtcaccaattcagtatctgaccaaatgtctccccttctgttcctgagatatgacgttaaaacatgatgatgtcacagtcaagatgacctttgaccttttgaccttcattattttatactgttagacatttgtgtcaagtttggtcagaattagtgaatgaattcttcagttatggacaaaaacatattttgtgtggTCGAgcgacctttgaccacaaaattccaATGTGTTCATTCATGAGTCCAAGTGgtatttgtaccaaatttgaacagaatgagacagatgcaaggtcacattgaccttttATCACCAAAATATATACAGCTTATCTTTAAGTCCAATTAacgttggtgccaaatttgcaAAAGCTCCCTcaagatgacatttttatcttatttagtgtatgaattcttgagtccGAGCCAAGTTGTGActttcgaccaccaaattcaaatcagttcatttttaaatccaagtggatgtttgtgccaaatctgagcaAATTCCCTCCTGGCCTCCTTGAGATATTGCCTTCACGAAATGAGACAAACACATGGTCACAGTGTCTGGTTATGGTCACGtcggcacagaggcataaacaTGCTTAAGTGAAGTCAATGTCACTCAAATTTGTACGTACAGTACAGTTGGCCACCAGAAACAACTTAGATGCTCGGACCAGAATCGACGACACGTTAATGTGCTCCAACAGCTAAGTGTTTATTAATGCTAACATTATAGAGGATCAAGTTATTTACACTTACTTGTCTTCCACCTAAAACAAATGTTAAACTTCTGACCAGCGTCTCGAGGAAAGTCTGGAAATGTCAACAACCAGTAAGTTCGTCACTGATTACAGTCCCCCTGGAAACATTTCCGTTGTCGTCTTCAAtttggtgtgtgttttcttttttgcgGAGCGTTCAGCTTCGTGGTTGTGTTGTGAGCATTAGCAGCGTTTTCttatttgcttgtgttgtgagcagaggtggaaagagtactgaaaatttgtactcaagtacaagtactgtTACATTGCTTTAATTGtactcaattacaagtaaaagtactggtgtttaaaaaatacttaagtaaaagtacaaagtactcttctcaaaaactactcagagtattaattacttttaaccgatggatgttttattgtgtcgtCAATAGCAGGCATTCGATTCGATTCACCNNNNNNNNNNNNNNNNNNNNNNNNNNNNNNNNNNNNNNNNNNNNNNNNNNNNNNNNNNNNNNNNNNNNNNNNNNNNNNNNNNNNNNNNNNNNNNNNNNNNNNNNNNNNNNNNNNNNNNNNNNNNNNNNNNNNNNNNNNNNNNNNNNNNNNNNNNNNNNNNNNNNNNNNNNNNNNNNNNNNNNNNNNNNNNNNNNNNNNNNNNNNNNNNNNNNNNNNNNNNNNNNNNNNNNNNNNNNNNNNNNNNNNNNNNNNNNNNNNNNNNNNNNNNNNNNNNNNNNNNNNNNNNNNNNNNNNNNNNNNNNNNNNNNNNNNNNNNNNNNNNNNNNNNNNNNNNNNNNNNNNNNNNNNNNNNNNNNNNNNNNNNNNNNNNNNNNNNNNNNNNNNNNNNNNNNNNNNNNNNNNNNNNNNNNNNNNNNNNNNNNNNNNNNNNNNNNNNNNNNNNNNNNNNNNNNNNNNNNNNNNNNNNNNNNNNNNNNNNNNNNNNNNNNNNNNNNNNNNNNNNNNNNNNNNNNNNNNNNNNNNNNNNNNNNNNNNNNNNNNNNNNNNNNNNNNNNNNNNNNNNNNNNNNNNNNNNNNNNNNNNNNNNNNNNNNNNNNNNNNNNNNNNNNNNNNNNNNNNNNNNNNNNNNNNNNNNNNNNNNNNNNNNNNNNNNNNNNNNNNNNNNNNNNNNNNNNNNNNNNNNNNNNNNNNNNNNggtgaggtttgtggaccgttacctgccacaaagagagaaatgtgaacggctcatttctcctctgacacgccacatacctgtgtgccgccatggctcggttgtccaggtactactgggcagtcatgacaccaacgaaagaggaaattactggacctggagtcggacttctctgtcgccggtaagccgttatgtTGCGGCACGGAGCTCACGGGATTTGGACACTCACCCTTGGCTTCTTTGTCTCCAAATCTTTAGTCCATAAATTAGTCTCTACTCCGCTGTATAGGTATGTTACCGCCACACACCTGTGCCTGCTGCAGCGGAGTTGTCCTTTCCTTATGTCATAGATTAATTGGCGCGGTCGTGATCGGACAGCCTTATTGGCTACGAAGATGCAGATGAAAGGTTTGAATATTAATTCAAATTGTGGGTGTACTCAGTAGCGACttatgattttaaaagtagcgAAGTAGATTACATGGTGTAAACTGTACTCAAGTATGAGTAAAATTACGCACTTGAAAAAAAGTACCCAAAAAATATCCTTAATTACAGTAACGTGAGTATTTGTAATTCGTTACTTCCACCCCTGGTTGTGAGTATTTGCAGCGTATGTGTTGTGAAATCAATGAATGTGTTTTCTGAATTTGGGGGTGTTTTCTTaatgtgcgtgtgttgtgacctctctagGCCACCGTacttcaaagggctcttaatgcacacaacattttttgggacagtgtttcaaatacttaacaataaattggTTAGTCGACTcgttttaattaaaattttcgtctagtcgacagggaaattattcgccaggaacatccctagtaAAGATACTGACAGTTTCCCTTGAGCTGTAATAAATGAGTCCAGGCTCTGAGCTGCTGTGTTCCTGCTGTTGTGTCCAGGTTGGTGGTTCTGTCAGTGTGAGTCTAAACGAGGCTGGATTCCTGCGTCCTACCTGGAGCCTCTGGACGGACCCGAGGAGGCCGAGGACGCTGAGCCAAACTATGAAGGCAAGCTGCTGACACTGTTTTCTGAATTATATAATACAGTCTTTCAGTCTTTTTAACAGCAGTGTCGTGTCCCTGCAGGAGAGCTGCACGTCACCATCAAAGCCTACAAGGCGGAGCAGGAGGACGAGATCTCTCTGCAGCTCGGTGAAACCGTGTCGGTCATTCACAGGCTGCTGGACGGCTGGTGGGTCGTCAGGTACGCTACCTGTGCAGTCACACTGCTGACCTTTGAgttattctgaaaaagaaacACTGGTGGGCTGATCTGGAGACGTCACTGTGTCGGTGTAAATGCTGTTTTGAACAGGAAAGGAGACGAGACCGGTTATTTCCCCTCCATGTTCCTGCAGAAGGCCggcaagagagagagatatgaGGCAGAGAGGGTGAACCTGCAGGGACAGAGACCTCCACCTCGCAGGTACGTCAGAGACTAAAAACAAGATGattcatatattgttttgtcgctaaacacatgcacatgttctGTACTGACGTATGATTttgatgtacttgtacttttgtgtttccattttcaCCACATGATAACCTCTACTTcacatttatttgttaataatataaaatatatatcaaagTACGcagcagtatataaaataatcacaatGAGCTCCACCAGCTGCAACTTTACAGTCAtgaacacagtaacacacatttatttatattattgtttcatatttttactgTAGATTGTAGCACAACAAAGTGTAGTTCAATAACACTGAATATCACATATGATACTGTGTGGTGTAGTATAATATGTAGTAAATAATAATTACAGTATGATATATAACAATACATGGATCAGTCCACCTGTGTTACTGTATAAGATACAATTTAAAGTGCGACTGTTCCTGTGTGATGACCTGATACTCGCAGACGTTGACACAGAGTTCCTGTTTGGACACTCTGCTGCTGTATTGAGTCACTTCAGATTAAAGGGAAGTTCACTCTCTTTCACCACAGGTTTTAATTTCACTCTCTGCTGCACACTGACATCGATTCATCTGTTTCTCTCACTacacatttaatatttcatgAGAGAGAAGTTTGTGTAAAGACGTTAAAAACCTACATTATCTGTGACTTCATcacattatgtttttaatttgatgaaGAGCAAATGATATATGACATGTATGAGGTCAACTATTATATATTTGGTTGTTTCTTTAAGCATGTGTTCTGGTAGACAACCAGTTTGTATTCATCTATAGGTGGAAGTATTAAGATCCTAAGACcacactttaaatattttgttacaaGTAACTGTCCTGCATTAACAGTGTGACTGTAGCAAAAGTATAATCAAGAAAATGTACTTTATGTATAAAAAGTAGTAAAAAGTCcttggacgtttgtgccaaatctggaAAAATTCTTCAGATATGGAGTTCACGAAATGAGACAGACGAAAGTCAACACTCACCTCCTCTGCTCACCTCTACAACTCTGTGTGTCCTTCCTGTGTCTCAGGTCCACCATCCGAAACGCCAAGAGCATCCACAACAAGGCTCGCAATCGGCTCAGCCAGGACGCCTACCGCAGGAACAGCCGCCGATACCTCCAGCAGAAGGGCAGCCGCCCCGCAGAGCCCAAAGGGAACTCCAAGAACGCCACAAAGTCACCgctgacagagaggaagaaccAGGGTAATGACGACATGTttacactgacatgtttacagttCTGTTGACATTTAATTTGTAAAGATCTTTAAGAAGTAGGAAACTTTTCTCAACGCATAATGGAACACTTCAcccattcatattttaaataacgaatctggagatacatggttttcactggacaggaagggtATGAAAAAtcgtaatctgaaaagtaactacaaGCTATCGAGCaaatgtagtggaataaaaagtACTATAattgagcccggtctcactctgaagtcgtcgaaatccggtgcttgggcagtggcttctggtgtcagaaaccaatgaaaaaaggcgtcctttaacatcggcatgatacgcagccggaccgaaagtccatgaccaaatgtggacatgtgacgaggtcacagtacGTGCGTTTACATCGAGCCATGTATTCCTTTTGCATTCGGGTTGGAAGCCCTACCTGAATAGAAATGCTCCTTGTGAACACCTCAACCcgaatgaaaacagccaacccGAAAGAAAATCTAATTGGATGCACAGGGctgtagggttgggtcggttcttgTTAATACCAATTCGGTCTGGTACTctgtcttggaccgggttttattttttgagcccgaccggaccgcatactcgggAAGAACGTACGCGGAGCGGACGCCGCGGAGGTCCGAccggtaaaagtggacgtccgcaagccctgtgcgcgcaaagcacgacTGCGCGGACTTCGCTCTGcacaccagtgtcacacaaaagactgttcggcatgtatttttcacattgcggggatttttcacggacatttttacacgtagtctactgtagcctggagtttgtttaatagtgacggggagtcgataatggcggacaatttagtctcgacgaaATCAAGGAATGcaccactatggcaacactttggctttgagccagacgaaggaggcaactcTTGTTTGCACTGACTGAGTAAActgcaaaatgtatttgtaaggaataatagaaacaacttgttactgtcactctgttgtcctaaggtcgttttttattttaaatgagtcaattgcgcccccaagtggcgaaaatccggtattatggacttgatgcgtttttttacaaaaaccggactgtttttttttttctcaaaccgacccaaccctacagggctggaatattccttttcagaacccgaatgaaagaatttctctcacttgtatacactcattcctctttaagttcattccagtctttctgcacatgctcgtttccttgcccttctggcgccaTGACGTATATAGCACGCATAGcgacgggctgagatagagcagtcggactcgttgcactcaccggtttccattcgccacagcacggtcttctatctcccttcttcgatcttctacctcccttctcctcctcaacagacgaagcattagcagaacaaggttgttgtcgtactgctgcttcaagaatataagcaaaacaagcccgaaaaaggcactaagaacggcgtcgtcaagcatcttgttatccggagcgaggactacagtgttttcttctggtacacgtaaacacgtaacatccgccccgccccctatccaatcagaaaccttccctgccccaaaccttgtgcGGACCGCATTAAAGGCGAATAAACTGAtctccgtgtaaaccctcattcagagtgaatatttctcatgtaaactacctggaagaCTTTAAtcccgaatgatttcattcagatttatttcattctgaatgagaagccatcatgtaaccacacatagtgagaatgtgttgtatatTCAAGTGAAGTATAAGTACATTGAATTTATACCTAAGTACAGTACTTAGTTACATCCCAACACTGACTGGCCCATAAAACCCCTCTGAACACACGTATAAACTAATAACTGATCATCTGTCTCAAACAGACAACATTCCCGAGACGTCTGGCTCCAGTTCGGAGGGCGAGCTGAAGAGGGAGGCTCCGGTCATCCCCCCCCGGCCCAGTGCGGAGCTCATCATGGAGCGCTGCAGCGACAACACCCGCAAGAAAGTCAGCATCCACAAGTCACGCCCTGCCTCCGCCAGCTAGGGACTTATCACATGTTGTAAAAGTCTCAATGAAAGTGCTGTTTTCTTCTTTAACTGGGCTCAAAATGGCGGCACCTGCTTGTTCAGCT
Encoded proteins:
- the ncf1 gene encoding neutrophil cytosol factor 1, giving the protein MDGTYVRHVELLGFEKRSFPSQHYVYMLMVKWSDLSEKLIYRTYPEIYTFHKSLKEMFPIEAGQIEKKDRIIPSLPAPRWLYSQKSPETRQSTLAEYFHSLINLPPHISRCKHLGSFLKVRPEDENPPAPNTLKRNETFVVSRELARGNASEISGPIILDTYRVVADFAKTSKHEIDLHTGDLVEIVEKNQNGWWFCQCESKRGWIPASYLEPLDGPEEAEDAEPNYEGELHVTIKAYKAEQEDEISLQLGETVSVIHRLLDGWWVVRKGDETGYFPSMFLQKAGKRERYEAERVNLQGQRPPPRRSTIRNAKSIHNKARNRLSQDAYRRNSRRYLQQKGSRPAEPKGNSKNATKSPLTERKNQDNIPETSGSSSEGELKREAPVIPPRPSAELIMERCSDNTRKKVSIHKSRPASAS